Proteins found in one Luteimonas chenhongjianii genomic segment:
- a CDS encoding Crp/Fnr family transcriptional regulator: protein MTPSGATGREPVAADAGGIMAAMHIKARTRTSPDTAGPARHSAAGTPKRAAHSGCAGCLARPLAVCASIPATETQALEAVAGEVLLPAGATLAHEGDARREVYTVTRGMLRRVRLLPDGRRLVAGFLMVGDFIGFSGAPHYRHTLEAVTDCVLCVFPMQSMRSLCQRYPDLESGLLAQACSELDATRGSLMLLARLGPSERLAGFLVELAERQRRRGAPAGQVDLPMTRADIADHLGLTIETVSRSFTKLRQSGAVAFTDPHRIDLVDVPALRASAGL, encoded by the coding sequence ATGACGCCCAGCGGCGCCACCGGTCGCGAGCCGGTGGCCGCCGACGCGGGCGGTATCATGGCGGCCATGCACATCAAGGCGCGTACGCGCACGTCCCCCGATACTGCCGGACCGGCGCGCCATTCGGCCGCCGGTACGCCCAAGCGCGCGGCGCACAGTGGCTGCGCCGGTTGCCTGGCCCGGCCGCTCGCGGTCTGTGCGTCGATCCCCGCCACCGAGACCCAGGCGCTGGAGGCGGTGGCCGGCGAAGTGCTGCTCCCGGCCGGCGCGACGCTCGCGCACGAGGGCGACGCGCGACGCGAGGTCTACACCGTCACCCGCGGCATGCTGCGCCGCGTGCGTCTGCTGCCCGACGGTCGCCGGCTCGTGGCAGGGTTCCTGATGGTCGGGGATTTCATCGGCTTCAGCGGCGCGCCGCACTACCGGCATACGCTCGAAGCGGTGACCGACTGCGTGCTGTGCGTGTTCCCGATGCAGTCGATGCGCAGCCTGTGCCAGCGCTATCCCGATCTCGAATCGGGCCTGCTGGCCCAGGCCTGCAGCGAGCTCGATGCGACCCGCGGCAGCCTGATGCTGCTGGCGCGGCTGGGGCCGAGCGAACGCCTCGCGGGATTCCTGGTCGAACTCGCCGAGCGCCAGCGCCGCCGCGGCGCACCGGCCGGCCAGGTGGATCTGCCGATGACCCGCGCCGACATCGCCGACCATCTGGGTCTGACGATCGAGACCGTGAGCCGCAGCTTCACCAAGCTGCGCCAGAGCGGGGCGGTCGCGTTCACGGATCCACACCGGATCGATCTGGTCGACGTGCCGGCGCTGCGGGCCTCGGCGGGGCTCTAG
- a CDS encoding thiopurine S-methyltransferase has protein sequence MHPEFWHERWSSNRIGFHRDAPLPLLATHWPALGLAAEARVFVPLCGKSLDMVWLAERGHRVLGVELSELAVRQFFDERGLAPAIHDTAGGRHFSSGPYELIVGDAFALQADVLADCAAVYDRAAMIALPPDLRRTYAATAWRDLPPGCRGLLITLEYPQAEKAGPPFAVDADEVAALLDRDWVVDVVERRDILTNEPGFVADGVTALSTAVYRVARRG, from the coding sequence ATGCACCCCGAGTTCTGGCACGAGCGCTGGTCCAGCAACCGCATCGGCTTCCATCGCGACGCGCCGTTGCCGCTGCTGGCCACGCACTGGCCGGCGCTGGGACTCGCTGCCGAGGCCCGCGTGTTCGTGCCGCTGTGCGGCAAGTCGCTGGACATGGTGTGGCTGGCCGAACGCGGACATCGCGTGCTCGGCGTCGAGCTGTCGGAGCTGGCGGTGCGCCAGTTCTTCGACGAGCGTGGCCTCGCGCCCGCCATCCATGACACCGCGGGGGGACGGCATTTCAGCTCCGGCCCCTACGAGCTGATCGTCGGTGACGCGTTCGCACTGCAGGCCGATGTGCTCGCAGACTGCGCGGCCGTGTACGACCGCGCGGCCATGATCGCGTTGCCGCCGGACCTGCGCCGCACCTATGCCGCCACCGCGTGGCGCGATCTGCCTCCCGGCTGCCGGGGATTGCTGATCACGCTGGAATATCCGCAGGCCGAGAAGGCTGGGCCGCCGTTCGCTGTGGACGCGGACGAAGTGGCTGCCTTGCTCGATCGGGACTGGGTGGTCGACGTCGTCGAGCGACGCGACATCCTCACCAACGAGCCCGGGTTCGTTGCCGATGGCGTCACTGCCTTGTCGACGGCGGTATATCGGGTGGCGCGGCGGGGGTGA
- the parC gene encoding DNA topoisomerase IV subunit A, producing the protein MTESVRTTFHGFEQLPLREFAERAYLDYSMYVVLDRALPFIGDGLKPVQRRIVYAMSELGLGAAAKPKKSARTVGDVIGKYHPHGDSACYEALVLMAQPFSYRYPLIDGQGNFGSSDDPKSFAAMRYTESKMTPIAEMLLAELGHGTVDWTDNFDGTMQEPSWLPARLPHLLLNGTTGIAVGMATDVPPHNLGEVVSACVRLLEDPDASVRDLCEHVRGPDYPTTAEIITPAADLLAMYETGHGSVRARATFEKEHSNIVITALPHQVSPSKVIEQIAAQMRAKKLPWLEDIRDESDHANPVRVVLIPRSNRVDAEQLMGHLFATTDLERSYRVNLNVIGLDGRPQVKNLKMLLSEWLQFRTTTVTRRLTHRLEKVDRRLHLLEGLLVAFLNLDEVIHIIRTEDEPRGVLQARFALSDEQVDYILETRLRQLARLEEMKIRGEQAELESERDGLMSTLASPAKLKKLLKDELLADARKFGDARRSPLVVRGSAQALAETDLVPSEPVTIVISEKGWVRAAKGHDVDPAAMNYREGDSLLAFARGRSTQQVAFLDSTGRSYSTVAHSLPSARGNGEPLTGRFSPAAGASFQTVVSGEADARFVISSSHGYGFVTRFENLTSRQKAGKAMLSLSPGSTVLQPAGVRDPQTDCLVVVTSAGHLLAFPVAELPELDKGKGNKIIEIPKAKRGTEQVVAVAVVPPAGSLLVRSGARTMTLTFKDLDAYIGARASRGGLLPRGWQKVEGLTVE; encoded by the coding sequence ATGACCGAGTCCGTCCGCACCACGTTCCATGGTTTCGAGCAGTTGCCGCTGCGCGAGTTCGCCGAGCGCGCCTATCTCGACTACTCGATGTACGTGGTGCTCGACCGCGCGTTGCCGTTCATCGGCGATGGCCTCAAGCCGGTGCAGCGCCGCATCGTCTACGCGATGAGCGAGCTGGGCCTGGGCGCCGCCGCCAAGCCCAAGAAGTCCGCGCGCACCGTCGGCGACGTGATCGGCAAATACCATCCCCATGGCGACAGTGCCTGCTACGAGGCGCTGGTGCTGATGGCGCAGCCGTTCTCGTACCGCTATCCGCTGATCGACGGCCAGGGCAACTTCGGCTCCAGCGACGATCCGAAATCCTTCGCGGCGATGCGCTACACCGAATCGAAGATGACGCCGATCGCCGAGATGCTGCTGGCCGAACTCGGCCATGGCACCGTCGACTGGACCGACAACTTCGACGGCACGATGCAGGAGCCCTCGTGGCTGCCGGCGCGACTGCCACACCTGCTGCTCAACGGCACCACCGGCATCGCCGTGGGCATGGCGACCGACGTGCCGCCACACAATCTCGGCGAGGTGGTCAGCGCCTGCGTGCGCCTGCTCGAGGATCCCGACGCGAGCGTGCGCGATCTGTGCGAACACGTGCGCGGTCCCGACTATCCGACCACCGCCGAGATCATCACCCCGGCCGCCGACCTGCTCGCCATGTACGAGACCGGCCACGGCAGCGTGCGTGCCCGGGCGACGTTCGAGAAGGAACACAGCAACATCGTCATCACCGCGCTGCCGCACCAGGTCAGCCCGAGCAAGGTGATCGAGCAGATCGCAGCCCAGATGCGCGCCAAGAAGCTGCCGTGGCTGGAGGACATCCGTGACGAGTCCGACCACGCCAATCCGGTGCGCGTGGTGCTGATCCCGCGGTCGAACCGCGTGGACGCCGAGCAGCTGATGGGTCATCTGTTCGCGACGACGGATCTGGAGCGCAGCTACCGGGTCAACCTCAACGTCATCGGTCTGGACGGGCGTCCGCAGGTCAAGAACCTCAAGATGCTGCTGTCGGAGTGGCTGCAGTTCCGCACCACCACGGTCACGCGGCGCCTGACGCATCGGCTGGAGAAGGTCGATCGCCGACTGCACCTGCTCGAAGGCCTGCTGGTCGCGTTCCTCAACCTCGACGAGGTGATCCACATCATCCGCACCGAGGACGAGCCGCGCGGCGTGCTGCAGGCGCGCTTTGCGCTCAGCGACGAGCAGGTCGACTACATCCTCGAGACGCGCCTGCGCCAGCTGGCCCGCCTGGAGGAGATGAAGATCCGCGGCGAACAGGCCGAGCTCGAAAGCGAGCGCGATGGCCTGATGTCGACGCTCGCCAGCCCCGCAAAACTGAAGAAGCTGCTCAAGGACGAGCTGCTGGCCGATGCCAGGAAATTCGGCGATGCGCGCCGCTCGCCGCTGGTCGTGCGCGGCAGCGCCCAGGCGCTGGCGGAGACCGACCTGGTGCCGAGCGAGCCGGTGACCATCGTCATCAGCGAAAAGGGCTGGGTGCGCGCCGCCAAGGGCCACGACGTCGATCCGGCGGCCATGAACTACCGCGAAGGCGACAGCCTGCTGGCCTTCGCGCGCGGCCGCAGCACACAGCAGGTCGCGTTCCTCGATTCCACCGGGCGCAGCTATTCGACGGTCGCGCACTCGCTGCCATCGGCGCGCGGCAACGGCGAGCCGTTGACCGGGCGCTTCTCCCCGGCCGCGGGCGCCTCGTTCCAGACCGTCGTCAGCGGCGAGGCCGATGCCCGCTTCGTCATCTCGTCCTCGCATGGTTACGGCTTCGTGACCCGCTTCGAGAATCTCACCAGCCGGCAGAAGGCCGGCAAGGCAATGCTGTCGCTCTCGCCCGGTTCGACCGTACTGCAGCCGGCCGGCGTACGCGATCCGCAGACCGATTGCCTGGTCGTGGTCACCAGCGCCGGCCATCTGCTCGCATTCCCGGTGGCCGAGTTGCCGGAGCTCGACAAGGGCAAGGGCAACAAGATCATCGAGATCCCCAAGGCCAAGCGCGGCACCGAACAGGTGGTCGCCGTCGCCGTAGTGCCGCCGGCTGGCTCGCTACTGGTGCGCTCGGGCGCGCGCACGATGACGCTGACGTTCAAGGATCTCGATGCCTACATCGGCGCACGCGCCTCCCGGGGCGGCCTGCTGCCGCGAGGCTGGCAGAAGGTCGAAGGGTTGACGGTCGAGTAA